In Hermetia illucens chromosome 1, iHerIll2.2.curated.20191125, whole genome shotgun sequence, one genomic interval encodes:
- the LOC119646879 gene encoding endocuticle structural glycoprotein ABD-4, with product MRIIGITILSTVLAAVTAAPQATQEPIAIISQDSNIEPDGSYQYSYETANGIKAQEVGTLKKATSADTQDVIVAQGSFSYTAPDGTVINLNYAADDENGFQPQGEHLPTAPPIPPAIQKALEYLATLPPQKN from the exons ATGAGGATTATT GGAATCACGATACTCTCCACGGTGCTGGCCGCGGTTACTGCTGCACCACAAGCCACCCAAGAACCGATTGCCATCATCAGCCAAGACTCGAACATCGAACCGGATGGATCGTACCAGTACAG CTACGAAACAGCCAATGGAATCAAAGCTCAAGAGGTTGGCACTCTTAAAAAGGCCACTTCAGCAGACACCCAAGATGTAATCGTCGCACAAGGATCATTTTCATACACAGCTCCTGACGGAACAGTGATAAATCTAAACTATGCTGCCGATGATGAAAACGGCTTCCAACCACAGGGTGAACATTTACCAACTGCCCCACCAATCCCACCAGCGATCCAGAAAGCTCTCGAATATTTAGCCACTTTGCCaccacaaaaaaattaa